A DNA window from Brassica napus cultivar Da-Ae chromosome C1, Da-Ae, whole genome shotgun sequence contains the following coding sequences:
- the LOC106397235 gene encoding 60S ribosomal protein L36a: MVNIPKTKKTYCKNKECKKHTLHKVTQYKKGKDSLAAQGKRRYDRKQSGYGGQTKPVFHKKAKTTKKIVLRLQCQTCKHFSQHSIKRCKHFEIGGDKKGKGTSLF; encoded by the exons ATG GTGAACATTCCAAAGACAAAGAAGACGTACTGCAAGAACAAGGAATGCAAGAAGCACACATTGCACAAGGTTACCCAATACAAAAAGGGTAAAGACAGTCTCGCCGCCCAAGGAAAGCGTCGTTATGACCGTAAGCAATCTGGTTATGGTGGTCAGACCAAGCCCGTCTTCCACAAGAAG GCTAAGACCACGAAGAAGATTGTCCTCAGGCTTCAGTGCCAAACTTGCAAGCACTTTTCGCAGCACTCAATCAAG AGGTGCAAGCATTTTGAGATCGGTGGAGACAAGAAGGGCAAGGGGACATCTCTTTTCTAA
- the LOC106400392 gene encoding CRIB domain-containing protein RIC5-like, with the protein MKGLLKGLRYIARIFEDDKEPEMQIGKPTDVKHVAHIGWEGPSATTPSWMHDYKSPTAEAKGSSNKKPREKQRNKGRRKASTGTNNSPAESPSRVGGSTRPSRRSTGKQREQSTGSGSESGSGLDLPQQNDQSVGQKQSRQKKSKGTTGGGGGSSIGPAKTKETDRSVRAVIPPVGGLESSTGR; encoded by the exons ATGAAGGGTCTATTAAAAGGATTGAGGTACATTGCTCGCATCTTCG AGGATGATAAGGAACCAGAGATGCAGATTGGAAAACCGACAGATGTGAAACATGTTGCTCATATAGGATGGGAAGGGCCCTCTGCTACGACCCCAAGCTGG ATGCATGATTATAAGTCTCCGACGGCTGAGGCTAAAGGAAGTTCCAACAAGAAACCCAGGGAGAAGCAAAGGAACAAGGGGAGGCGTAAAGCATCCACAGGCACAAATAACTCACCTGCAGAGTCTCCATCAAGGGTAGGAGGTTCAACAAGGCCATCAAGACGTAGCACGGGTAAACAGAGAGAGCAGAGCACGGGTTCAGGGTCGGAGTCAGGTTCAGGGTTAGACTTACCTCAACAGAATGATCAGTCTGTGGGACAGAAACAGTCGAGGCAGAAGAAGTCAAAAGGAAcaacaggaggaggaggaggatcgtCTATTGGGCCTGCAAAGACAAAAGAAACAGATAGGTCCGTTCGTGCGGTTATTCCTCCTGTCGGAGGTCTTGAAAGTTCTACAGGAAGATGA